The Phragmites australis chromosome 13, lpPhrAust1.1, whole genome shotgun sequence DNA window TCCAAGTCCTTGAATGGTGCTCCTCCTCACGATGAAGGATCTGAGAGAGTGAGAGCCTTACAATCCCTGGTCTCAGCGCTGGTGAAGGAAGCAGCCAAGTCGAATGAGCTGATGGATCTCGCAACACAGGAGGTCTCCCTTCTCCTGTCCAGGATAAAGGAACAACCTGTTCCGGTGCATGCTTCAGGAGAAAATGTTCATAAGCCGCTGTAGCCTGCACCATTGCATTCTCCACAAGTAGTAATTAGCAGCTAGAGAAGTAGCAATTAGAAACTAGAGTCGTGGAACCGGTGTGATGGCCACTTTCTTCTGGTGTACATTTTTGGTAGCTTTTCATTGAGACGCATTTGGCACTGTATTCACATTTGCAAGCACTTGATATGCGTGTGTTTGACTGATGTACCAACTGTAGTTACCATAGTCAGTAGTTTCGCGTCTCTTCATGTGATGACGTTGGGGGAGTCGATCTGTACTTACCATAGTCAGTATGAAAATATCACTAGTCAGTGTGAATTATTTACGTGCAAGCCGTCTTAGCTCAGTCGGTAGAGCGCATGGCTTTTAACCATGTGGTCGTGGGTTCGAATCCCACAGACGGCGTGCTGATGTATCTACTTTTTGATACACAGTTTTAACTTTTACTGCAGCGTCAGATTGTTCAGTTGATTGTCGAATCTATCTAAAAAACAAAGACTTCACACCGTTCACAACTACGGGAACTTTTTGGAAGTTGAGAACTACAATATTACCTCATGGCAACTTTCGAGTACCagctttccttttctttctttctttttgcgaGGAATACTAGCTCAAATGCTTAATAACATTTACATGAAGAGCGCATGATCTATGCACACGAAACCCACTAAAATATAGTCAATTGAGATGAATGATCGTATGCATTCTGAGGCAAGAGCCTCACGAGTCTGGACTTTTCCATCTCTTTACATTTTTAGATAGACTTGGCAGTTGGCACGAAACAGATCTGTGCTTAATAGCCAACAGCTCTGCTTTGGTTTCCTCTGTCTTGGCACAAAACAGAGCTGCACCGCGGCAACTCAGCGTTGATGCTAAAATTTGCACTCATGTGGTGTGCAAATTGTACTCGTATGCTAATACACTGCTGAAATGTTCCAGATACAAATACGCAATACAGTAGAAATACGAGTAGTGTAGAAAAATTATAGAATACAAATACAAGAATCCTCGTCCGAGTTCTAACTAACCGCGACCAGGTGACTAAACATCGGCCGCCGCGGCCACCTCCGATCCGGCCGCCGAGCTGGCGATGCACCGGGGGCTGGACTTAAACCCGACGGCTGGGAACGACTTCATAATGGGCCCAATGTGGACGGTGACCTCCCCGCCGGCCACCTCAACGCCGGTGATGGGCACCCAGGCGAACAGCACGCGCACGCGCACCCCCTTGAGCCCCGTGACCGCCCCCGGGGACACCGTGCCGGAGAGCTTTATGTCGTAGCCGACGCGGTACCCGCCGGCGTCGACCACGCAGCCATCGTCCAGGAAGAGCTCGAAGGTGCCGTCGTCGTGGAGGAGGTACCGCCGCGCGGTCTCCGGGAGGAGCGCGCGCGGGAGGCCGAACCGATCCATGAGCTGCGACACGGTCGGCGGGACGTACGGCGCCGAGGCCcaggcggaggcggcgaggccgaggaggaggaagaggtgggTGGAGGCTGCGGCCGCCATGTTGACCATTGGGGCTTCTTGGTTTCGGGGGTTGGTTCTCGGATGGATTGGAAAGGGCCAACGGAGCTATTTTTATCTTGGGGGAATTTACTGCGTGCCATCCCAATCGGTCCAGATTAAGGACGAAAACGGTGGGAAATAATCCAAAAATATCCTAGATCACTTTCATATTTATTCAGAATCGAAATTAGAAACTATAATATCGGAAACAATTAGATATCAGAAACTTCGAAAACAAAACTATCAAAATGAAAACATGTCGATTATGGTAAGAAACCGATTTGCTCAGATCGGAAATACCGTCCCGTAGAATATAACTCAAACGTCAAGTGTCTATACAATTATCAAGATACGTATAAACCTTAACTCGATCATACAACGACATAACTAATAACTTATCTATACAACGATACTAGTCTTAACTTAGTACTCAAATAAATCTTAACTTGACCATATAAGATACAATATATTCACACTTGATAATTTATAATCCATTCAATATATTAATACCACAATACAAAACTATTCTATAAGTATCACAAAATGTACTAcaacataaaaattacaaagaactcgtctattatataaaaaaattataaaataactaAAGTTCAGCTAACTATCTTACTATTTTAAAAATCTTACCTGGTATGGAGTCGAGACctataaaaattaaaatgatCTTAGTCTGGAAAAACataaattatttgaagtttACTCGAAAATTTTCGgtgaaatatattattttaaaaatacgaTAAAAAATAAGACtagattgttttttattttttattcatcgGTTTAGAATCGGTTCAGTTTTATATAAAATCTAGAGAAATCAGAAAGAATCAGAGAAACTCAGAAAACGATATCAATTAGTACGAGATTTTACCGTttcattttcatccctaatcCTGATCAATTATTTGTCATCGACAAATCTCGGTGTCATTCCCTACCATCGAATTGTAAGATTCTTCACTCTATACCATCACGGCCAGTTAACACCGTTCAGGTCATGAAAAAAGTCCATTATACCTCTGCAATGATTTCTCCCACAACTATGCAATCATCAGAGAACACACAACTGTGCATTTTGTTCGACAAATATTACACAAATTGGGAAAGAACCTGACATCGAAATCTCACAAAGTAATGACTTGAAATCGAGCCATTTCAGAACATATCAGCACTTGATCAAATGTATTATACTTATGAGATTTCAGATTGGCTGATCGGGTGATTCCCCGAAACATGGAAGCAGTTCTAAACATACGAACAGAGATAAATTTTAATTATTCTTTTTGGTTCCAGTGCCTCCGAGCAAATCAATTGAGGACGAAAAGGGCCTGCTTGATTACACTGGCGGGATTTGGTGGCCAATAGCATCCGGGGGAGAGAATCATCAGTCGAAGAAACAATCCATTTGTGTATGTGGGAAGGACCTAGAAGAACCAAACGATTAAAAGAATCGGAAAacgagaggaaaaaagaaaaaaatcagcaCTGAAGCAGATTTGCGAGCCTTCTGCGAAGGCGCACGGTTGCCAGCCTTCTACGTTGAAGCAGATTTGCAAGCGAATATGGCACGTAGTTAGTTGCTATGTAGATCTGGGCGACAGAGAGAGAACCGACACAAAGCTTACCCATTGGATCCACTGCCTGATTTGTTTCGTCCCGCGGTGTGATGCGGAGCGAGGTGAGCAGTAACCGTCGGATTTGCTTCGGGCTTCCATGTACATGAATCAACAGCCACGAGAGCCTCTGGGCTGTGCGCCACCCTTCGAAGAGCTCCCGGAcgaaattttaattaaatattaattaaaatatataaagtttaattttcttaaattaaatatatatttattatttctAAACAGATGAAGTATTTATCATCGACAACGTCCGTCTTCATCGACAACGTCCGTCAGCGACAACCTGCAGTCTTCTCCTTATACCACTGTCATGAACACATCGTTTCACACCCTCTGTTTACATAATTTCTAAACGACCATAATGCCTTGTTGAGACAATGCATTAATCAGCCTCGCTTTCTCCTCCAGTATCTCTCTCACAGATCGAGGCCTCCCAAATCGACAGCTACCGCCTCCCAAaggccgcctccgcctccgtgCCCACACCGGTCCGCCCGCCCTCCCACCCAATGTCGGTCGACTGCCGCCGCGATGGGATTCGATGGGCCTTGCGTCGAGATGGCGGTGACGACTGAAGCCGTCACGGGGGACCGGGTGGACGACAACGTCGAGCGACGATGGCACTTCGGCATGCTGCTGGACTCCGCCACCCTGGCCGcagcctcgcctcgcctcgctgAAAATtatctaatatataaaaattatacaactagatttataatttaaaataattttacactgtatatattttgtagctataaatgatatatttttgtaaaaaatctTAGTTAAAAATTTAATTTCGAAGACcgagctaaaaaaaatatgtttgctaTTTTTGAACGAAGGGAGTAATGAATTGAGGCCTTGTCTGATTGTAGAAAAAATTAATTGGCGCCCAGGAAACAATTTTGGAGAATCTATGTCACGTCCTAATTTCGTAATTATGTCATTAAGTATAATCATATATCATGAATATCATATTTAAGTGTTAAGTATTTGTTGAGTGCTTGTTTCTTTGGGTGGcttaaaaattattttgagtTATGAATATTGATGTTAGAGTTTTCGTTAGTTAAGTCGCGTATAGGCGTTGTGGGTGAATCCTATTATTCATTatttaaattattgtaaaattttAATCACTTCAAGAATtgtattataattttattactcgctTTTTATTATATCTTGATATGATAAATCATATTGTAAATGTATGTGTTTTGACATAAAAAACATACTGTGACTACCAGAATTGTATTCTTATTAATCATCATGGTcgtgattgtgtaaatgatcgtcctaatgattaattagaatacaatttagaTGGTTCTCCATAATCTAGAGATGTTATGTTTGGTTGAGTGAACAATGAAAAAATGTGGAAGATGTAGGACTCCATGGTACTGTAGTCGCCACTAGGCCGAGCAACGAGATGGGTTGGGCCTAGGTGTAGCAACAACACACCCAACCAGATTCCCAAATCAGAAAATCCAACCCAAACCCAATACGCCTAACAGGTGCCAAATTGCCCCTAACCTCAAACCTAGTGGCCGGAAGGTGGGCGCGGGCGAACGGCGACGGGAGGCGGGCGGGTGGCGGTCGGGAGGCGGGCGAGTAGCGGTCGAGCGACAGAAGTGGGTGGTCACGGCGGTGCGGGCAGGCGACATCTGGGATGCAGGCGGTGACGAGCAAGCGACGAGCGAAACTAAGCTCGGGCAAGCAATGACCAAGCCCAGCGAGTGACACGGGCTTTTCAGACGCCCGCCAGGAGGCCCGCGGGTGAAAATCTGGTCCTGCCCCACCCCTATCGGATGTAAAACCCGTGGGTACCCGACTCAGCTGGCCTCCTTGCCAACGCTAGTCGTCACATTGCATGCACGACTCACGCAATTATGCGGATGCCCATCAAAGGCCACCATGTCGCCTCCCCTCGACCACAACAGAATCAACGGCGACACCACCCCATCCTCATTCCGCTACAACAACGTTGTGCTCCTCATGCCACTGGGTAGATCCGCTCGAGTCAATCTGATAGCCGAGTCGCATCCCCGCTCCGTCCGCCCACCTTCTCAAACAAATGCCCTACCCTACCGACGTCATGTGAATCTGCTAGCATCCTTGAACGGAAGAGTAAGGGCATGCACACGACAATGATGTTTAAAAAGATGCTTAAAGAGAGAATAATGATGCTATTGCATAAGAATCTTAAGCCACAATAGAATCAACTAATTATCCATGCTAATCTATAGTTATCTGGGCTGAAACAGTTGGTTTCCAAGCTCAAATGGCCTAAGGCGCTGACCGCTTAAGCAAACAACGACGCCAAGGAAAGCGCTATTGTGAACCTCTAccgtggcaaaaaaaaaaagagagtaaaaccccctaaaaatcaCTTAGATTTTGACTTTCTCCCCagataaatgagctgcacatttttctttttttccaaacttcctcttcatgaaatatgatgcaaaagatattatttttgaaaataaatttcacagaaggtcttagaattgtctctagttgtttttagaatttttttgtgatttttgtgatttttttaatttttagaggGGTTCAACAAAATCAGATTTttgagagattttttttataacaaaataatttttagagaaaaagtcaaaattcaaatgacttTTGGGGTTTACATTTTTCCCTCGATAGATCTTAGATTTTTGGTTTCCAGTGATGCTAGTGCGTGTTAAGATATTCCACGGGTAGATTCCTTTTCCAGTCAACTTTGGATGGTTGGTGAACATGACAAGTGGCAACTATCCTACCATTTTTTGTTGTTCATCTCTTTCCGTTAGATATGTGCTAATCACTTATTAGGTTCTTATACAACGTAAAACGGTCTTTGATCATTTTGATCTATTAATATGGATGCGCACGATGTCACTACTTTAACCGTCTCTTAACCTTTGCCTGTGAGGGAGGATTTTGTACACCTAATGGCGTGAGCCCTTCACATATATGCCATCCAGTATGTGGATTCAAAGGGGAAATTTTATACGTGACACACCTGAAAACAAACTCATTTACAATCTAGGAACCACAACCGTGCAACCTTACAATCCACATCGTTTCTTCGACCTCAAACCATTACATTGTTTGTCTTCAACCTCCATCCAACTACACTGATTTTCCTTCTTCAACCACCTTGCTCCCCCACCCTCCTCCATAGTCTCTAGTGTAGGTTTTTGTTGCTAGATCCGTCGTCGTCATGCTAACCCAGTGGTACCAAGCCATTGCCTTGCCTCCCCACCGACTGCACCACTCTCTATCTATCCTTCATCACAACTGACGGCGTCCCCGTCATCTCACTACTCTGCACTGCATTTGCCACCACATTCAGGCTGGCCATCCTTCCTAGACATCTCTCTAACTCGagaaggacaaaaaaaaaaaaaaccctccacGAATTCTAAATAGCAAAGGAAAGCTCACCGGTGGCTGTAAAGATCAACATCGCTGCACTTAGGAGCACATGCCAGCACAAAAGAGTTTAACCTTGTCATGTCACTAAATTATAGGCAAATAAGATAACGCATGTTACATCTTTGAATTTCGTAGTAAGTTGAGATTATTACTTAACATACATCTTATGAAACCTAGTGGGATCACACATATATAACTTAACACCCAGTTCTGAGAATTGTCTCTCATTAGGTTGTCTTtaatactactacagaaacatAATAATCGATAGTGATTGTAGTGTCACCATCGGTTCACGATGGCCTGAGCCTCAAATGATTGAGGTcatgaaccaatagtgataagatgcttatcattgttggttcataaTGTTAACTACAATGATAAatgtatcattgtcggttctgtTAGTTGTGGATTATATGTTTAATAATCGACAATGATGTCAGTTATAAACCAATAATAATCTATCTTCATGTGGTAGTGTAAGTTTATGCGGAGATTAACTAATAGTAATAGTCAGCCTAACACAAATAGAGCACTTAACATTGATGTTAGAATATATGAGCTAGTCCCATTGATAATCCTAGGAAATATCAAAGGTCCAGTCATGTATGTGCACCCCTTTAGTTCCACCTTGTTAGTAGGTGGAGGGAGACTAACCTATAAGGGTTGTGTCATCCACCCCATCAACTTGATGTATAGTAGGAAAGGAAAAACACACACGCTCGCCTCATTGAGTTGTGGCC harbors:
- the LOC133888630 gene encoding uncharacterized protein LOC133888630 — protein: MVNMAAAASTHLFLLLGLAASAWASAPYVPPTVSQLMDRFGLPRALLPETARRYLLHDDGTFELFLDDGCVVDAGGYRVGYDIKLSGTVSPGAVTGLKGVRVRVLFAWVPITGVEVAGGEVTVHIGPIMKSFPAVGFKSSPRCIASSAAGSEVAAAADV